From a single Eleginops maclovinus isolate JMC-PN-2008 ecotype Puerto Natales chromosome 2, JC_Emac_rtc_rv5, whole genome shotgun sequence genomic region:
- the plxnb2b gene encoding plexin-B2b — MASWVSLLLFLFCQSVSRAQEESSNSVFSSETPINNVVQDPQTGRIYLGAVNTIYQLGSSLHREARANTGPKEDARTCTPPASACQDTKPMPNLNKLLLVHPSNGTLIVCGSRYRGICSLLNLTNVEQQKYYSDSKGERTYVASIEDTVNVVGVMSTYTKEEHSFNVFLVGKGYGSLDSTKLISTRILEDFREWVVFESIIEASTVQTTPFVPKYLHDFRLAFKDTGFVYFLFSRTLDGTDNKNLTFVSRLCEEDHHYYSHTELQLNCGQNNRYNKVQAAYVASPGKDLARVMTDSGMYGKVVSWSKVLFMVASPDDDDNTSALCMYPLQLINERLVDIIIACYSDSGKISGIPAVDIPYSSKTDEFCTSKMPKDTLDNFKCGADFLPSPLASKPRFALKAEPVWTKSGLLTSVAVAVENDHTIAFLGNTQGEVFKVHLTEETYMYSKIPSTTIGEKVNKNLFFDLSQSHLYITTEKKITKVPVQACLQKTDCQSCVELRDPYCGWCVLEGRCTRRSACRRAEEKNGWLWSPKQQCVKIVSFYPPNLSCKKTQKVKISIPSLPAIGLSDRLRCSFTSFDSDGTMSDSGQVSCKLPSPSFIPHTPEDQDFVAVPLRIFVNETVELATREFKFYNCAATVRKSENTPCMSCVASSWGCQWNTQLHTCSDMDDTVVGANIIKHRQGAKCPQFENPDPVLIPVGYKTRISFEGINLDLYQGHAFTIGTELMRREEEVNFEEPLFYTFSGFDFSYDKSPETKVLFYIKDRESGEKIDSTLNVTLYNCSMGREDCSLCKNADPKYMCVWCAKQTACVYHKLCNTDQSEDPQNTECPEPQITNIIPHFGPMKGGISITIRGSNLGIHKEDIKSITVVGEPCIHQEEKYSVSTSVVCEIGPVDPKNTWGQVEVELKGGKKGFSTMYFTYRDPNPQEVKPSKGLKAGGTLITISGHSLETGSKDDVQVSIDGVGCTVEHFGEEITCRTGEYLDVKIPSLPLTVTVSYGKSTTTVIENAFQFFDNPFVGDHQPKSSFVCGGRNIVVTGSGFDLIQTAVLRVQGDNSQVFEIAHEKNDTVIQFRSPTVDSYLNQPFKAFIKLDNMEEELKPFDYYRDPRFNELTKRVINEASIIIVTGEGFSKAMTAKEAQAFVGDVPCLVNTLQDDKLFLDPPSTTPSARSRRHRRDTRPELLDLTIKFGKGEWVVGSVEYEKKNDLPLYIIIPAVIVPMLLIIAISVYCYRRKSQQAEREYEKVKHQLENLEESVRDRCKKEFTDLMIEMEDHTNDQSEGRTPFLDYKTYTDRVFFLPSKDGANDVMITGRLNIPEARRPIVTQALNQFSNLLNSKTFLINFIRTLEHSNDFNARAKVYFASLLTVALHGKLEYYTDIMRTLLLELMEEYVHSKNPKLMLRRSETVVERMLCNWMSICLYQFLKDSAGEPLYKLFRAIKHQIEKGPVDARVKKAKYTLNDTGLLGDDVEYSVLTLQVLVQGEGPDVTPVKVLSCDTISQVKEKIIEQVYRNLPYSQRPKVDSVTLEWRPGSTGQILSDLDLTSQKEGRWKRINTLAHYNVRDNATVVLSRVTSIHQNYDQNQENHEERNALLEDDKVFHLVRPADEMDEIKSKRGSIKDKSMTKAITEIYLTRLLSVKGTLQQFVDDFFRSVLCSGAVVPPAVKYFFDFLDEQALKHNNVDEETIHIWKTNSLPLRFWVNILKNPHFTFDVHVSEVVDASLSVIAQTFMDACTKSEHKLSRDSPSNKLLYAKEISSYKKMVDDYYKGIRQMVPVSDQDMNTHLAEVSRDHTDKLNTQVALHQLYQYASKYYDGIIASLEEDPAAQSKQLTVRLQQIAAALENKVTDL, encoded by the exons ATGGCCAGCTGggtctccctcctcctcttcctcttctgccaGTCAGTCTCACGAGCCCAGGAGGAGAGCAGTAACTCTGTGTTCTCCTCAGAGACCCCCATCAACAATGTGGTGCAAGACCCCCAGACTGGACGCATCTACCTGGGGGCGGTCAACACCATCTACCAGCTGGGGTCCTCGCTCCACAGGGAGGCTCGTGCCAACACGGGCCCCAAAGAGGACGCTCGGACCTGTACGCCTCCTGCCTCTGCCTGCCAGGACACCAAGCCCATGCCCAACCTCAACAAGCTCCTGCTTGTCCATCCGTCCAACGGTACACTCATAGTGTGTGGCAGCCGCTACCGAGGCATCTGCTCCCTCCTCAACCTGACCAACGTGGAGCAGCAGAAGTATTACAGCGACAGCAAAGGAGAGAGGACTTACGTTGCTAGCATAGAGGATACTGTGAACGTGGTGGGCGTCATGTCCACCTACACAAAAGAGGAGCACTCCTTCAATGTGTTTCTTGTCGGGAAGGGCTACGGAAGCCTGGACAGTACAAAACTCATCAGCACACGAATCCTGGAGGATTTCCGTGAATGGGTCGTGTTCGAGAGCATCATTGAGGCATCTACGGTACAGACCACGCCATTTGTTCCCAAGTACCTGCACGACTTCCGCCTTGCCTTCAAAGATactggttttgtttatttcctcttttcGAGGACACTTGACGGTACGGATAATAAGAACCTGACCTTTGTGTCACGTCTTTGCGAAGAGGACCACCACTACTACTCCCATACGGAGCTTCAGTTAAACTGCGGCCAGAATAACCGATACAACAAAGTCCAGGCGGCGTACGTGGCCTCTCCGGGAAAAGATCTGGCGCGGGTCATGACTGATTCAGGTATGTACGGGAAGGTTGTCTCCTGGAGTAAAGTTCTGTTCATGGTGGCGAGTCCAGATGACGACGACAACACCTCCGCTCTCTGCATGTACCCACTCCAACTCATCAATGAGCGCCTGGTAGACATCATCATTGCCTGCTACAGCGACTCGGGGAAAATCTCTGGGATTCCTGCTGTGGACATCCCCTACTCATCGAAAACTGATGAATTCTGCACGTCAAAAATGCCG AAAGATACATTGGACAATTTCAAGTGTGGTGCAGATTTTCTGCCGTCCCCTCTGGCCAGCAAGCCGAGATTTGCCTTAAAGGCAGAACCGGTGTGGACCAAGTCTGGCCTTCTGACATCTGTGGCTGTAGCTGTGGAGAATGATCACACCATCGCCTTCCTGGGGAACACCCAGGGGGAGGTCTTTAAG GTACACCTGACTGAGGAGACATACATGTACAGTAAGATTCCTAGCACGACGATTGGAGAGAAGGTCAACAAGAACCTCTTCTTTGACCTCAGTCAAAGCCATCTCTACATTACCACAGAGAAAAAA ATCACCAAGGTGCCGGTGCAGGCGTGCCTCCAAAAGACCGACTGCCAATCATGTGTGGAACTGAGGGACCCTTACTGTGGCTGGTGTGTCCTGGAGGGCAG GTGTACCAGGAGGTCTGCGTGCCGACGGGCGGAGGAGAAGAATGGCTGGCTGTGGAGCCCTAAGCAGCAATGTGTCAAGATCGTCTCCTTCTATCCTCCGAATCTTTCCTGTAAAAAGACTCAGAAG GTGAAGATCAGCATCCCGTCCCTTCCTGCAATTGGGCTTTCTGACCGTCTGCGCTGCTCCTTCACGTCGTTCGACAGTGACGGCACCATGTCTGACTCCGGTCAGGTCTCCTGCAAGCTACCCAGCCCTTCCTTTATACCACATACACCTGAGGACCAAG ATTTCGTGGCCGTGCCGCTCAGGATTTTCGTCAATGAGACAGTGGAGTTGGCTACACGGGAGTTCAAGTTCTACAACTGTGCCGCCACAGTGAGGAAATCCGAGAACACACC GTGCATGTCATGTGTGGCCAGTTCCTGGGGCTGCCAGTGGAACACGCAGCTCCACACCTGCAGCGATATGGACGACACCGTGGTCGGTGCAAACATCATAAAGCACCGTCAA GGAGCAAAGTGTCCTCAGTTTGAGAATCCAGACCCTGTGCTGATCCCAGTGGGCTACAAGACTCGAATCAGCTTTGAGGGGATCAATTTGGACCTCTACCAG GGTCATGCTTTCACGATTGGCACTGAGCTGatgagaagagaagaggaggtcAATTTTGAGGAACCACTCTTCTACACCTTCAGTGGCTTCGAT TTTTCGTACGACAAGTCACCAGAAACCAAAGTTCTCTTCTACATCAAGGACAGGGAGTCGGGCGAGAAGATAGACAGCACGCTGAACG TCACCCTGTACAACTGCTCCATGGGGCGAGAGGACTGTAGTCTCTGTAAGAACGCGGACCCAaagtacatgtgtgtgtggtgcgcCAAGCAGACAGCGTGTGTGTACCACAAGCTGTGTAATACTGACCAGTCGGAGGATCCTCAAAACACCGAGTGCCCTGAACCCCAGATCACTAAC ATCATCCCTCACTTCGGTCCCATGAAGGGAGGAATCTCCATCACCATCCGCGGCTCCAACCTCGGCATCCACAAGGAAGACATTAAAAGCATCACTGTGGTCGGGGAGCCCTGCATCCACCAGGAGGAGAAGTACTCTGTCTCCACCAG CGTGGTGTGTGAGATCGGCCCTGTTGATCCTAAGAACACCTGGGGCCAGGTGGAGGTGGAGCTAAAGGGTGGAAAGAAAGGATTCTCCACCATGTACTTCACCTACAGG GACCCAAATCCCCAAGAGGTGAAACCCTCCAAAGGTCTGAAAGCTGGGGGCACCCTCATTACAATATCCGGTCACTCCCTGGAAACAGGCAGTAAGGATGATGTCCAGGTTTCCATCGATGGGGTGGGATGCACTGT GGAGCACTTTGGAGAAGAAATCACCTGCAGGACAGGAGAATATCTAGACGTTAAGATACCCTCCTTACCCCTCACCGTCACAGTGAGTTATGGAAAGAGTACAACAACGGTCATCGAAAATGCCTTCCAATTCTTCGACAATCCCTTCGTGGGTGACCACCAACCCAAATCAAGCTTTGTCTG tggaGGGAGGAACATTGTGGTGACCGGCTCTGGCTTTGACCTTATCCAGACTGCTGTTTTGAGGGTCCAAGGAGACAACTCGCAAGTTTTTGAG ATCGCCCATGAGAAGAACGACACGGTCATCCAGTTTCGGTCTCCAACAGTTGACAGCTACCTGAACCAGCCCTTTAAAGCTTTCATCAAGCTGGACAacatggaggaggagctgaagccCTTTGACTACTACAGGGACCCCAGGTTCAACGAACTGACCAAGAGGGTCATCAATGAGGCCAGCATCATCATCGTCACT GGCGAGGGATTCTCCAAAGCTATGACGGCCAAAGAGGCTCAAGCTTTTGTGGGTGACGTTCCCTGCCTGGTCAACACGCTTCAGGATGACAAACTGTTCCTGGACCCGCCCTCCACCACGCCCAGCGCCCGCTCCAGACGGCATCGCAGAGACACCCGGCCCGAGCTGCTGGACTTAACG ATCAAGTTTGGGAAAGGGGAGTGGGTGGTAGGCTCTGTGGAGTATGAGAAGAAGAATGATTTGCCACTGTACATCATCATCCCCGCTGTCATTGTGCCCATGCTGCTCATCATTGCTATCTCGGTCTACTGCTACAG GAGAAAGAGTCAACAGGCAGAGAGGGAGTACGAGAAGGTGAAACATCAGCTTGAGAATTTGGAGGAGAGCGTACGGGACCGATGCAAGAAAGAATTCACAG ACTTGATGATTGAGATGGAGGACCACACCAACGATCAGAGTGAGGGACGAACCCCCTTCCTAGACTACAAAACCTACACCGACCGGGTCTTCTTCCTGCCCTCCAAGGACGGTGCCAATGATGTGATGATCACAGGAAGACTCAACATCCCTGAGGCTCGACGGCCCATCGTCACTCAGGCGCTCAACCAGTTCTCCAACCTCCTGAACTCAAAAACCTTCCTCATTAAT TTCATCCGCACGTTGGAGCACAGTAATGACTTCAACGCCAGGGCGAAGGTGTACTTTGCCTCCCTGCTGACGGTGGCCCTGCATGGGAAACTGGAATACTACACCGACATTATGAGAacgctgctgctggagctgatgGAGGAATACGTCCACAGCAAGAACCCTAAACTCATGCTGCGCAG ATCAGAGACGGTGGTGGAAAGGATGCTTTGCAACTGGATGTCTATATGTCTCTACCAGTTTCTGAAg gactCTGCAGGTGAGCCCTTGTACAAACTGTTCCGAGCCATCAAGCACCAGATCGAGAAAGGGCCTGTGGACGCAAGAGTGAAGAAAGCCAAGTACACCCTCAACGACACGGGCCTGTTGGGCGACGATGTAGAGTACTCCGTCTTG ACCCTGCAAGTGCTGGTGCAGGGCGAAGGTCCCGATGTTACGCCCGTCAAGGTGCTGAGCTGTGACACCATCTCGCAGGTGAAAGAGAAGATCATAGAGCAGGTGTACAGGAACCTGCCGTACTCCCAGCGGCCCAAGGTCGACAGTGTCACACTGG AGTGGCGCCCGGGCTCAACAGGGCAGATTTTGTCAGATCTGGACTTGACTTCCCAGAAAGAGGGCAGGTGGAAACGCATCAACACTCTGGCACATTACAAC GTGCGAGATAACGCCACAGTAGTGTTGTCCAGAGTAACATCCATTCATCAGAACTATGACCAGAACCAGGAAAACCATGAAGAGC GAAATGCTCTGTTGGAAGATGACAAGGTTTTCCACTTGGTGAGGCCAGCAGACGAAATGGACGAGATAAAATCTAAACGAGGAAGCATAAAGGACAAGTCGATGACCAAAGCCATTACAGAGATCTATTTAACACGGCTCCTTTCCGTCAAG GGAACACTGCAGCAGTTTGTGGATGACTTCTTCCGCAGCGTGCTGTGCTCTGGGGCAGTGGTGCCACCGGCTGTCAAATATTTCTTTGACTTCCTGGATGAGCAGgcactgaaacacaacaatgtGGATGAGGAGACCATCCACATCTGGAAGACTAATAG CCTTCCTCTGCGGTTCTGGGTGAACATCCTCAAGAATCCACACTTCACCTTCGACGTGCACGTGTCTGAAGTGGTGGACGCCTCGCTCTCCGTCATCGCACAGACCTTCATGGATGCTTGCACCAAGAGCGAGCACAAACTCAGCCGG GACTCTCCAAGTAACAAACTACTCTATGCAAAGGAGATCTCTTCATACAAGAAGATGGTGGACGA ttaCTACAAGGGCATCAGGCAGATGGTTCCCGTCAGCGATCAGGACATGAACACTCATCTGGCAGAGGTGTCACGG GATCACACAGACAAACTGAACACCCAAGTGGCTCTCCATCAGCTTTACCAGTATGCCAGCAAATACTATGATGGG ATCATCGCATCCCTAGAAGAAGACCCAGCTGCCCAGAGTAAACAGCTGACCGTGCGGCTCCAGCAGATAGCAGCTGCCCTGGAAAACAAAGTGACAGATCTCTAA